TGTCACTTTGCAGAACGGGGAAAACAGTCTCAAACTGATTTGGGACAGCGGACCTTATTACGCGCGCAGGGAGGAGTTCAAACCTGAAGGCTGCACGTTTTCCTTTTCTGGCGCGACAGAGTGTATTTACAGCGGGGAGTGGCATACCTTAACGCCTGCCGCCTCTTTCACGTTCCGTTGCGCCAAAGGCGGGAAAACGGCGGCAAGAACTGTTTCTGTTTCGGGGCAGGGTTACGTCAGCGTTAAATAAACAGCACACAATTTAACAAACTATATACAAGGGAGAACAGTTATGAAAAAAATTATCGTTTTAACACTGCTTTCGGCGCTGGTATTTTCGGCGGCGGCTTTTGCCGCGGACACAAAGGAATTTTCAGACAAGTTCGGCGCAAAAGAACTTGCGGAAATAGCCCGCGCGGTTATGCAGAAAGCAAAATCGGGTTCGCAGTCAGACAGTTCAAACAACGGCATTACGTTCGGCGGCAAGGGCGTTGACATTAACAAGATTATCGGCGCAGTGAACGTTCTGGCACAGAACAACGGAAATATCGGCAGCCTTCTCGGCGAAGGCGCGGCAGGTCAGGGGCTTTCGGCATCCGCAGTCTCCGCAGTCAACGGTCTTACAATGAAGCTTTACGCAGAACTTGCAGAGAACGACAGCAACCTTTTCTTCTCGCCGTACAGCATTTCAACGGCTCTTGCAATGGTCTATGCGGGCGCGCGCGGCGAAACGGCAAAGGAAATGGAGACGGCACTCGGTTTCTCACCGGCGCTTCACGGCTCAATGGCGTCGCTTATCGGCAGTCTTAATTCCGTTTCGCCGGAAATCGCACAGCTTCACACGGCAAACGCGATCTGGCCGGCAGCGGACAAAACAATCCTCAGCGATTACAGAAACCGCGTTGCGACAAACTATTTTTCGGAAATAACGACGCTGGATTATTCAAAGACGGAGAACGCAAGAAATATTATCAACAAATGGGTTGAGGAAAAGACAAACGGCAAGATCAAAGATATAGTTTCAAGGGGCGCGATTTCGGCAAAAACTCCGCTTGCCCTGACAAACGCCGTCTATTTCAAATCGGACTGGCAGTCAAAATTTGAAACCGCCGCAACAAAGCAGGCTGATTTCCACACAGCAGGCGGCAGAACGGTCAAGACAAATTTCATGAATCAGACCGGCTTCTTTGATTATTGCAAGGCTGACGGACTGGAACTGCTTGAACTGCCTTACAAGGCGGAACGTCTTTCCATGTACATAATTCTTCCTGAAAACGGAAAATTCAGCGAAATTGAAAAAAAACTTACGGCACAGCAGCTTGACAGCCTCGTTGCACAGGCGGCAGGAACAAATATCCGTGTCAGCCTTCCGAAATTCAGGCTTGAGGAAAATTATGACCTTAACGAGACGCTGAAAAAACTCGGCATGATATCTGCTTTCAGCGACAAAGCCAATTTCAGCGGAATGAACGGACTTCTTGACATTTCAATCGGCGTTGTGCTGCACAAAACGTTCCTTGACGTTTACGAAGCCGGAACAGAGGCAGCAGCAGCCACCTATGTCGGTATGAAATCAATGGCTGTGCGCGACGAGCCGAAGCAGTTCAAGGCTGACAGACCGTTTATGTTTGTAATCAGGGACAATACGACGGGGGCAAACATCTTCGCCGGACGGTATATGAAACCGTAAACTTTAAGAGCGCACTTCGCACTTCGCACTTCGCACTTCGCAAAAACAATTATTAACTGACACAAAACAACGGCTTGAGAGATTTGATTCTCCAAGCCGTTGTTTTATCGCTGTTTCTTAATTGCATCTGTCCCTTAGTATTTTGCTTATAGCCTGCAGCATGCAGCCTGCGGCTTATTCTTTAATATTCTATCCCTTCCCTTGCCGGAGTTCCTTCGTCAAACGGGTGCTTGTGTTTCACAATTTCCGATACGTAGTCGGCAAGTTCGAACATTGCTTCCGACGGGTGTGTTCCCGTAACGACTATTTCAAATTTTTTGGAGTTTTCGCGCAGGAAGGCAAGCAGTTCCGCCTCGTCTATCATGCCGGTATTGACCGCCCGCAGAGCTTCGTCAAACACGAGCATGTCAAAGCCGTCTTCCGTACATTCCTTTTCTGCCTCCGCAAGAAGCCTGACGTAATCTGCACGCCGCTCTTTTTTCTCTTCGTCCGTCATACAGTAGGTAAATTTTTCTTTTCCCTTCCTGTGAAGTATTTTGACACCGGGAATCAGCGACAGCGTTTTTATTTCGTTTCCGGAATCGTCCTTGAGAAACTGTACAAGCAGCACTTTCATTCCGTAGCCGAGCGCACGGACAATAAGTCCCATTGCCGCCGTCGTTTTGCCTTTTCCGTTTCCGCAGTACACGTGAAGCAATTATTTTCCTCCTCAATCAGCCAAAGAGCGGCCTTCTTTTGAATATCCCGCAACTTGTTTTGCGACTTCTTCGCGCGGACGTATCACCATGTTCCCGCCTGCGCAGCCTCCTTCGCAGCACATTACTTCCACAAGGCTGCAGCCGTCGGCTTCTCCCGTAATCGCAAACCGCCGCAATTTCGCAAGATTTTCTTTGTCCATGCCGTTTATTCTGCATATTTTAACGGGTATGTCTTCCGGCATGGCATTCTGAACGGCCTCTGACACTCCGCCGGTATTCGCAAAATTACGTCCTTCGCGGCTGCTTGAAAGTTCAAATTCTGTTTCCTCACATTCCGCCGGATTAATTTCCAGCGCGTCAAACAACGCTTCGAGTTCGCAGAAGTTTATGACAAAATCGACAAATTCATCGTAATAGTCCTCAGCCATTTTGGCAGCGCACGGACTCAGAAAAACCACAACCGCGTCTTTGATGTGCTGTTTGACGTATTCCGCAGTGTAGTGCATCGGGGTTTCAACAGATGATACGTAGGGGGCAATTTCAGGCAGCTGTTTTGCAACAAGCTGTCTGTAACCGGCGCAGCAGGAGGTCGTCATAAATTTGTCGCCGCGCGCCATGCGTTCGCGGAATTCGTTTGCCTCAAGCCTTGCAGTAACGTCTGCTCCCCACGCAACTTCAAAAGCGTCGTAAAATCCTGCCTTGATAAGCGCGGTTTTAAGCTGCTTTACGTTCGTTTCCGCAAACTGCCCCGCGGCAGACGGCGCAAGCAGGGCTACAACTTTTCTGCCGTCTTTTATCGCTTTCAGTACACCGAGCATGCGGCTTATAAGGCATACCGCGCTGAATGGGCAGGCGGGGATACAGCGTCCGCAGGATATGCATTTATCGGGGTCTATTGAAGCCCTGCCTGTTTCGTCCTTGTGTATCGCACCTAACGGACAGGCTTTCTCGCAGGGCGCGCTCAGCTTGACAATAGCGTTGTACGGGCATGCTGCAACGCAGCGCTGGCATTTTTTGCATTTTGTCTGGTCTATGACAGATTTTCTTTCCGCGTCAAAGCTTATCGCGCCGAATTTGCAGCTCTTAAAACACGCTTCGGCAGGACAGCCGTGGCACAGGTTTGTAACAAAAACTTCGTTGCCGTGACACCCGTCGCACGCAGTCTGCAAAATTGTCAGAGCGTTTTCAAATTCGTTCTCTGACGCGTATGCCTCACTCGCGTACCGGTCAAGCGGTATCGTTTCATCGTCCCACTCAATCGGCAGTCCCATTGCGGCAAGCAGCCTTTTTCTGGCTACCGCCCTGTCTTTGTACACACAGCATCGGGTTACTTCCACACTGTTCTGCGGTCTTATTCTGAACGGTATAAGACGCACGTTTTCGCAGAAATCATCGGAGAAAAAAGCTTTGATAAGCATGGACCATATTTCTTTTTTTGGAACCAGCTGACGCATTTCAAATTCCTCCCTGTCTATTCGCCGTCGGGAAAATCCTCCGGCATAATTGAAACTGCTTCAATATTTTTCAATGCAGACGTAATTTTTCTGTTCCTGACAGAAAGTGTTTCCAAAGCAGATGAGGCCTTGTCTATAAAGCCGGCAGCTTTGTCCACGACTTCGCCGTATTTTTCAAATTCCGTTTTCGCCTTGCCGAGCAGAATTTCAATTTCACCCGCTTTTTTCTGTATTTGCAGTGTCTGAAAACCAAGTCTCAGGCTGTTAAGCAGCGCGGCAAAGGTTGTGGGACCGGCAGGAATAATTTTTTTATCCAGCAGCTCGTCGCACAGTCCGTTTATACTCATAATTTCAACAAACAACCCTTCAATCGGCACAAAAAGTACGCCGAAATCTGTTGTGTAGGGTATCTCAATATATTTGCTCTTAATGTCGTTTGCTTCCTTAAGCACCGTCTGGCGGAGCGTTTTCCGCTCGTTTTCAACGGAAGCAGAATCGTTTTGCTGAGCGGCTTCTATAATACGGCTGTAAGCTTCAACGGGGCATTTTGAGTCAACAGGCAGAAGTACGGGCGTATCATCAAAACCGGGCATTTTAATCGCAAATTCCACGGGTTCGGAAGATCTCGGACGTGTTGCAACGTTTTCAACGTACTGGTCACGCGTAAGCAGCTGTTCGATAATCGCGCGAAGCTGTGTCTCTCCCCACACGCCGCGCGTTTTAACTCCTGCGAAGAGCTTGCGCAGATCTTTGACATCGCCTGTAAGTCCGCTGATTTCGCCGACAGTTTTGTTGACATCTTCAAGCCTTTTTGTAACTGCGCTGAAGCTGTCCGCAAAGTTTTTCTGCAAGCGTTCGCCTACCGTTCTGTTGACCTCGGAGAGCTTCTCGTCGTTTGTTTTCTGCAGGGCGCCGAGCTTGTCATCAAGGTTTCTGCCCAGTCTGTCTATATTTTTGCTTTGCTCCTCGCGGAAGCGGTCAAGATTTTCACTCTGCTCACGTCTGAACAGCGCAATGTCTTCTTTTATGTTTTCTTTCGGTTCCTGCCTCCTGAACATAAGACAGGCAAGCAGTATCAGTATTGCGAGCAGTATTGCAAACTGCATAATTTCAGTTACGGGCATGACGTTTTCCTCCGCAATATTTTTTTCTTCGCTGATATTATAATCCAGATAAAAAAAAAATCCACCAAACGGCGGATTTTTTATTTGTTTTGTTTTAGATTTGCGTTCCGTTTCTTATTTGGCAAGCTTTTTCACAACACCCGCAAGCGCTATGAGGGCAAGGGCGTTGGGTATGACCATTATGTTGTTGAACATGTCGGTAAGCTCCCATACGAGGTCGTTGGAGAGGCAGGAACCGAGCATAATGAAGCAGAGCGAAATGATTGAATATACAGGCACCGCTTTCTTTCCGAAAAGATATTCAACGTTGAGTTTGCCGAAGAAGTTCCAGCTGAGTATCGTTGAGAACGCAAAGAAAAGAAGACAGAGCGCGACGAAGAAGCTTCCGAAGCCGCTGCCGAGCATCGTGCTGAACGCAAGCTGCGCCATGTTTGTCTTGTTAATGCCTTCGGCGGCGCCTGCCGCCAATGGGCCATTGCCTGCGTAGAGCGTTGAGATGACGACAAAGGCGGTCATGTTAAGAACTACGAAGGTGTCGATAAATACGCCTATCATAGCCACAACTCCCTGGTCGTGCGGTGCGTTGACTTTAGCCATTGCGTGTGCGTGCGGCGTTGAGCCCATACCTGCTTCGTTTGAGAAAAGTCCGCGTTTCGCGCCCTGTGAAATTGCCGTTTTAAGCGCAATGCCAACGCTTCCGCCTATGATTGCATCCGGATGGAAGGCATATTTAAAAATAAGTCCGAAAACTTCGGGAATGTACTGGAAACGGCTTAATATCAGCAGCAGTCCGCCGAAAATGTAAAGCACCGCCATAAACGGGACAAGCTTTTCCGTAACCGCGGCTATTCTTTGCACTCCGCCGAGGAAGATAAATGCGGAAATAAGGGTGATGACAGCGCCGATCAGCCAGCTCGGAAGCCCGAGAGCAGTCGAGCATACAGCACCGATTGAGTTTGACTGAACCATGCAGCCCATGAAGCCGAGGGCAAGGATAATTGCGATTGCGAAGAAAACCGCGAGAAATTTTCCGAACGCGCCTTTGTAGGCTTTATGAATGTAGTAGACAGGGCCTCCCGAAACGCTGCCGTCTTCATGAACAATACGCGTATCCTGCGCGAGCACGGCTTCTGCGTAAATTGTTGCCATGCCGAAGAAGGCAATTATCCACATCCAGAATATTGCGCCGGGGCCTCCGACCAAAATAGCGCCGCTTGCGCCTATGATGTTGCCCGTTCCGACCTGTGCGGCAACCGCTGTTGCCAATGCCTGGAAAGAGGTAATTCCGCCGTGCTGCGTGCCTCCGAAGAAGGAAATGTTTCCGAAGACGCTCTTCATTCCTTCACCGAAGCAGCGTATCTGCACGAAACGCGTTTTAATGCTGAAAAGCAGTCCCATACCCACAAGAAGCACTATGAGAATGTAGTCCGAGAGATACGTGTTGATGTTCTGAACGATTGGAAGCAAAAATTCCTGAATTGCCTGCATGATGCAGCCCCCTTAATAAAAAAATCAGCTTCCGCCTTTGCGGAAGCTCTGAAAAATAAGGTTGCAGTCGGTTTTCTTATGGCTGCTCTGTCCTTTTGCCTGAGAGATTCGGCTTGCGCCTTGCACCTTCGGCACCCGCAATGCTGCGGGATTCTCCAGAGTTCCTCCGTCTCCAGTCTCTGCCGATTCTGAAGACATCTGCGGTATGCAAAGATAATAGCATATATATTTTCTGCTGGCAAGTGTATAAAAAACGGCGGCAGATTTCTCCGCCGCCGCAAAAACTGTTTAAATAAAACTATTCCAGCCAGCGGCCTCTGTTTGCCGTGTAAAGTTCCTGAAGCTTCTGCGCGGCAGGGCTCGGTTTTCCGTTTCCAATTATCGTATCGCCTACGCGCACGACTGAAACAATTTCTTTTATCGAACCTGTAATAAAGGCTTCGTCGGCTTCCGCAAGCTCGCTTTCACGCGGGCAGCGTTCTTCTACTTCAAATCCGTTTTCGCGCGCGAGCGTGAGAACTATGCCGCGGGTAACGCCTTTGAGAACTTTGCCGACCGGCGCCGTTATGATTTTGTTTCCCTTTACGAGGTAAAAATTGCTTGTCATGCCTTCGGTAAATTCTCCCTCCGGCGTCAGATAGACCGATTCAAAGAAGCTGCCGTCTCCCGTATTCAGAGGAATAAGCCCGAAAAGATAGTTTATGCTTTTCACGAGCGGGGTGGGGCGGTACATTCTGTTCGGCAGAAGCGCTATGCCGTTGTCAATTTCATCCTGCGTTTTGGCAGACGCCACAGGGGCAAATATTACAAAAAATCTCGGCTTCGGGAAATGTCCCTTGGGGCTGTTTACGTCTCCGCCCGTCATGTACGGCTTTACCATGCCTTCCTTCGGGCAGTCGTCTCTTGCAAGACCTTCACGGATTATGGCTTCTATTTTCTTAACGTCAAACTCCGACGCGTCTATTCCGGCTGTTTTAACGCTGTTCGCAAAACGCTCAAGGTGCGGCGTAAGCCCGAACGGGCGTCCCCCGTATATTCTTACGGATTCAAATGCGCCGACGCCGCGCTGAATAAGCATATCCGTAACAGGTATGCGGCATTCTTCAACAGGCATAAATTTACCTTCAAAATAGCAAAGTTCGCTCATGGCAAAGCCCCCTCTTTCAAACTTAAATAAAGTTAGCACCGAAAGGGAAAAAATGCAATATAATATTGTCCGGACAATATGAAAAGAGGGGTCGTCATGGGCAGAAAAAAGATACTCGGAGTATTGGGAGGCATGGGACCTGCCGCAAGCGCTGAATTTATGAGAATTTTGGCACGGCGTTTTCCGGCAAAATGCGATCAGGATCACCCTGTCGTCTATCTTCTTTCCGACGCACCGATACCGGACAGAAACGACTATCTGACAGGCAAAGGAGAAAATCCGCAGGCTCTTATACAGGCAGACCTTGACAAGTTAGTCGGCTGGGGCGCGGAGCTGCTCGCAGTCACCTGCAACACGGCGCACTGTCTTATAAACAATTTCAGGAACGAACTGAAAGCGCCGCTGATACACATTGTCGAAGCAACCGTGAAATCCGCAAAGCAGGCTGCGCCGCAGGGGGCATGGATGGTTGCCACTCTCGGCACAATACGCTGCGGGCTGTATCAGGACGAGGCTGAAAGACAGAATTTCCGTCTGCTTGTTCCGCCCGAGGATATAAAACAGAAAATTCAGAATATCGTCCATTTCGTCAAGGCAGGCGATATGAAAACAGCCGGTGAAAAAATGGCGGAAGCCGTGCAGGAGTTGTGGAAAATTGAAAAGCTGCCTGTCGTTACGGCTTGCACGGAGCTTCCGCTTGCCTACGACGCTTCGGATCTGCCGGCGGAAATGAACGTTTCAAGTCTTGACGCGCTTGCTGACGCATGTATTAAGGCCATTACCGAGAACTGACAGATTGGCGTGATTAAGATGATTAAAGACACACCCAATAATTGTAACGAAAAAATACGGCTTCCTTTTATAGACGTTGCCAAAGCGCTGGCAATTATCTTTATGATTCATGTACACGTATTTGAAGAATACGGACAAATGATCTTCGACAATGCCGCTGTTGTTGAAAAAGCACACCCTTGGTTCTATAAATTTATTTTTAATATTACCGGCGGAGTTTTTACCGCGCCTCTTTGTATGTTCTGTATGGGTATCGGAATGACTTTCAGCCGAAAAAACACACCTCTTGACTTTTTTGCGCGCGGTGTTAACCTGACAAAAAAAGCATGGCTGTTAAACATCTTCAGAGATGCTGTACCTTACACTATCTTTTGTCCGATAACCCTAAAGACTCCGGGCAGGCTGCTCTTTTACCTGTTCAACCTTGATATTCTTCATTTTGCCGGACTTGCTTTTTTTGTGATGAGTATTTTTAACATTCTGAAATTTTCGGACAAGGCTGTTTTTATTGTTTCCGTTCTGTTTTCAATTATTGCCTCTCTGCTGCAAACTCTTCATTTTGACAGTTACGCGCTGAGTGTAATTGCAGGTCATTTTACGGGCACGGATCATGAAAATTTTCTCGCTGCCTTCCCTCTTTTCAGCTGGCTGATTTTTGCCGCCGGAGGCAGATTGTTTGGCAGCTGGCTGAAAAAAGGCGGTGACAGCGCAAAATTCTTCAGATATACTCTGCCTGTTTCGGCAATAATATTTTTCTCGTGGATTTCTTACACATGGACGCACAATACCGGCTTCTTCCGCGGCGACGAACTGTCTTATTACCACATGAATCTGCTGTGTGCCCTGTTTTCGTTTGCAGGCATATTTTTCATACTGGGCATAAGCCAGTCACTTGCGGTCATTCTGCCCGAAAAGCTTTTGTCTCTGTGTGAATTTATGGGAAAAAATCTCAACGAGATATATATTTTGCAGTGGCTGATAATCGGCTGGCTGCTTGCGTTGATTGTTCCGGCGTTTTTAGGAAAAACAGACAACGTTTTCCTTTTGTCTTTACTGGCGGTTTTAATAATTCTGCTTTCATGCCTGCTGGCTGAACCGTACAAAAAACTTTTCGACAAAAAACGATGATACAAACACAGCGGCTTGGATTTCTCCAAACCGCTGTGTTTTACTTACCGTTTATTGCTTCCAGCTTATAGCTTATAGCTTCAATTACTCGTCTTTGTTTTCTTCGCCCTTGTCTTTGTTGGGAGCATTGTCTGCCGTAAAGTCTGCGCGGCTGCCGAGAATTTTGCGGTCGGGAGCTGCATTCTGGTCAGGACGGTTTGCCATGATTTCAGCAACCGCTTCGGCGCTGCCTTCAGCTCCGAATGCGTCAATAAAGCGCTCTGCCCAGTAGACCATTTCATCGTTGATACGGTCAAGAATTTCTTTCGGTTCGGCAAGAATTTTGTCGCACATAAGAAGGTTGAGCTTGCGGTAGTCGTTTGATTTTCTGCTCATGACCTTTTCGTCCGCCGCTGCGACGAGTTCGTCCCAAAGCTTCTGTGACATACCGCGGTTCGGATCCTTTACGTAGCTTCCGCTGTCAACTATTGCGTTGCCCGTTTCCTGATCCATTTCAACACCGAAATAGCAGTTTTGGAAGAGCGTTGCGACGTTGCCTTTGCGGATACCGTAATCCTTGAATTTCGCACATTTGTTAAGCGGTGTGCCTGAAATTCCGTGCTGCGCGATTGTAACGCCGTACGGTGCTATCGCGTCTGCAATTTCTTTCGTGCGGCCGAGGTCAATACCCTCTTCCTGTCCGGCTGTTGTATCGTAAAGCCCGTGTTTGCTGCCGTTTGAAATCGCAAGATAGTCAGGGAAAATTCCCCAGGCGTTCAGACCGCCGATATAGTAGGTGGCTTCTTCAACCGTTGAAAGTTCTCCGGGGCCTTTAATTTCGCCGACTTCAACTTCAAGTCCGAGTTCAGGCGGAAGCCAGCCGCAGATTGAACGCGTTGCCTGGAAGTTTTCAAAGTCCTGAAGGTGCGAAGCGTCGATTGCGACTGAGGTAAAGCCGCCCGCGGTAATCTGTCCGAGATGACGGACGCCTTTGAGAACGTCTTCCCAGCCTTTGATTGCGTAATGGTCAACGTGAAGCCCGAAAACTGCTCCGTGACCGATTTCCGTTGAATATTTCAGAGCGTACTGCGGAACGTTTTCGTAGGTTGCGCCGCAATAGGTTGATTCTGATTTTGCAAGCTCGATAAGAACTGCCGCGTTTTTGTTTTTAGCCGCCTGAAGCACCGCCTTGATAACAAGCGGATGACGCGCGTTCGCGGCAAGAACTATTGAATTTGCCTTCTGGTTGGCTGCGAGAATATCGCGGCCGCTGACAAGTCCCATAGCCTCTGTCCCGAAATTCGCCTGTACGTTAAGCGGGCGTTTTTTCAAAAGTTCCTGATAAGCCTTGCTGTTGACATCCATTTGGCATCCCTCCGGATAATTTGTTTAAACGGTAATTCGCTGCATGTAATATTGTAGCTTGTTTTGACTTTTTCGCAAGATAAAAGATATCAGCGGCACACCTGCTTACAGCACAATCTCCTCGCCGAACGCAAGCGCTTTGGCACAGACGTCGTTTTCACCGCACAGACGGACAAAATCCTCAGGGTTCCTTCTGATAACGGGGAAAGTATCGTAGTGCATGGGAATTGCAATCCCTGCGTCAACAAATTTTGCGGCACGGGCAGCGTCTTCCGCGTCCATCGTGTAGTAGCCTCCTATCGGAAGCAGAGCTGCGTCAACATTTTCTTCAGCAAGCAGCAGCATATCCATTGTCAGGGCAGTATCGCCGGCATGATATATCTTCTTTCCGCCGGCGCAGATGAGAAAACCGCAGGCAAGCCCTGCATATTCAGCTTTTCCGCCTAAAACAAAGGTTGAGCCGTGAAGCGCCGGAGTAAGCTTGACCTTTCCGAACGGGAAATCAAACGAAGCGCCGATCTGCATTCCCTCTGTTTTTACGCCCTGAGCGGCAAGAAACGGCGCAAGCTCCGTCGGGCATATTATTGCCGCGCCGCAGCGTTTCGCGATTTCAACGGCGTTTCCGACATGGTCACCGTGTCCGTGGGTTACAAAAATATAGTTCACGTCTGTAAAATCGGAAGCTTTGGCAGCGGCAAGCGGATTGCCGTCAAGGAACGGGTCTGTAAGAGCTTTCAGCCCTTCCGCTTCAATATAAAACGCGCTGTGTCCGAGATATTTCAGTTTCATTTCATTCACTCCTGTCCGTTGTACAATTTATTTTGCTGTAATTCTGTTCAGAAACTAAAAGGAAATCTGCACAGGCAGATTTCCTTGAATTATTAAGCAATAACCGTGAATTTATCAGCCAAGCAGCTCGTCCGTTCTGATTGAGAGCTCCTGAAGCTGGGCGTCGTCGACCGCGCTCGGCGCAAATGCGAGCGGGCACTGCGCTTTCTGGTTCTT
This portion of the Candidatus Equadaptatus faecalis genome encodes:
- a CDS encoding class II fructose-bisphosphate aldolase — protein: MDVNSKAYQELLKKRPLNVQANFGTEAMGLVSGRDILAANQKANSIVLAANARHPLVIKAVLQAAKNKNAAVLIELAKSESTYCGATYENVPQYALKYSTEIGHGAVFGLHVDHYAIKGWEDVLKGVRHLGQITAGGFTSVAIDASHLQDFENFQATRSICGWLPPELGLEVEVGEIKGPGELSTVEEATYYIGGLNAWGIFPDYLAISNGSKHGLYDTTAGQEEGIDLGRTKEIADAIAPYGVTIAQHGISGTPLNKCAKFKDYGIRKGNVATLFQNCYFGVEMDQETGNAIVDSGSYVKDPNRGMSQKLWDELVAAADEKVMSRKSNDYRKLNLLMCDKILAEPKEILDRINDEMVYWAERFIDAFGAEGSAEAVAEIMANRPDQNAAPDRKILGSRADFTADNAPNKDKGEENKDE
- a CDS encoding monomeric [FeFe] hydrogenase, whose amino-acid sequence is MRQLVPKKEIWSMLIKAFFSDDFCENVRLIPFRIRPQNSVEVTRCCVYKDRAVARKRLLAAMGLPIEWDDETIPLDRYASEAYASENEFENALTILQTACDGCHGNEVFVTNLCHGCPAEACFKSCKFGAISFDAERKSVIDQTKCKKCQRCVAACPYNAIVKLSAPCEKACPLGAIHKDETGRASIDPDKCISCGRCIPACPFSAVCLISRMLGVLKAIKDGRKVVALLAPSAAGQFAETNVKQLKTALIKAGFYDAFEVAWGADVTARLEANEFRERMARGDKFMTTSCCAGYRQLVAKQLPEIAPYVSSVETPMHYTAEYVKQHIKDAVVVFLSPCAAKMAEDYYDEFVDFVINFCELEALFDALEINPAECEETEFELSSSREGRNFANTGGVSEAVQNAMPEDIPVKICRINGMDKENLAKLRRFAITGEADGCSLVEVMCCEGGCAGGNMVIRPREEVAKQVAGYSKEGRSLAD
- a CDS encoding sodium:alanine symporter family protein, with amino-acid sequence MQAIQEFLLPIVQNINTYLSDYILIVLLVGMGLLFSIKTRFVQIRCFGEGMKSVFGNISFFGGTQHGGITSFQALATAVAAQVGTGNIIGASGAILVGGPGAIFWMWIIAFFGMATIYAEAVLAQDTRIVHEDGSVSGGPVYYIHKAYKGAFGKFLAVFFAIAIILALGFMGCMVQSNSIGAVCSTALGLPSWLIGAVITLISAFIFLGGVQRIAAVTEKLVPFMAVLYIFGGLLLILSRFQYIPEVFGLIFKYAFHPDAIIGGSVGIALKTAISQGAKRGLFSNEAGMGSTPHAHAMAKVNAPHDQGVVAMIGVFIDTFVVLNMTAFVVISTLYAGNGPLAAGAAEGINKTNMAQLAFSTMLGSGFGSFFVALCLLFFAFSTILSWNFFGKLNVEYLFGKKAVPVYSIISLCFIMLGSCLSNDLVWELTDMFNNIMVIPNALALIALAGVVKKLAK
- a CDS encoding aminotransferase class IV family protein yields the protein MSELCYFEGKFMPVEECRIPVTDMLIQRGVGAFESVRIYGGRPFGLTPHLERFANSVKTAGIDASEFDVKKIEAIIREGLARDDCPKEGMVKPYMTGGDVNSPKGHFPKPRFFVIFAPVASAKTQDEIDNGIALLPNRMYRPTPLVKSINYLFGLIPLNTGDGSFFESVYLTPEGEFTEGMTSNFYLVKGNKIITAPVGKVLKGVTRGIVLTLARENGFEVEERCPRESELAEADEAFITGSIKEIVSVVRVGDTIIGNGKPSPAAQKLQELYTANRGRWLE
- the rmuC gene encoding DNA recombination protein RmuC; amino-acid sequence: MPVTEIMQFAILLAILILLACLMFRRQEPKENIKEDIALFRREQSENLDRFREEQSKNIDRLGRNLDDKLGALQKTNDEKLSEVNRTVGERLQKNFADSFSAVTKRLEDVNKTVGEISGLTGDVKDLRKLFAGVKTRGVWGETQLRAIIEQLLTRDQYVENVATRPRSSEPVEFAIKMPGFDDTPVLLPVDSKCPVEAYSRIIEAAQQNDSASVENERKTLRQTVLKEANDIKSKYIEIPYTTDFGVLFVPIEGLFVEIMSINGLCDELLDKKIIPAGPTTFAALLNSLRLGFQTLQIQKKAGEIEILLGKAKTEFEKYGEVVDKAAGFIDKASSALETLSVRNRKITSALKNIEAVSIMPEDFPDGE
- a CDS encoding cob(I)yrinic acid a,c-diamide adenosyltransferase; the protein is MLHVYCGNGKGKTTAAMGLIVRALGYGMKVLLVQFLKDDSGNEIKTLSLIPGVKILHRKGKEKFTYCMTDEEKKERRADYVRLLAEAEKECTEDGFDMLVFDEALRAVNTGMIDEAELLAFLRENSKKFEIVVTGTHPSEAMFELADYVSEIVKHKHPFDEGTPAREGIEY
- a CDS encoding serpin family protein translates to MKKIIVLTLLSALVFSAAAFAADTKEFSDKFGAKELAEIARAVMQKAKSGSQSDSSNNGITFGGKGVDINKIIGAVNVLAQNNGNIGSLLGEGAAGQGLSASAVSAVNGLTMKLYAELAENDSNLFFSPYSISTALAMVYAGARGETAKEMETALGFSPALHGSMASLIGSLNSVSPEIAQLHTANAIWPAADKTILSDYRNRVATNYFSEITTLDYSKTENARNIINKWVEEKTNGKIKDIVSRGAISAKTPLALTNAVYFKSDWQSKFETAATKQADFHTAGGRTVKTNFMNQTGFFDYCKADGLELLELPYKAERLSMYIILPENGKFSEIEKKLTAQQLDSLVAQAAGTNIRVSLPKFRLEENYDLNETLKKLGMISAFSDKANFSGMNGLLDISIGVVLHKTFLDVYEAGTEAAAATYVGMKSMAVRDEPKQFKADRPFMFVIRDNTTGANIFAGRYMKP
- a CDS encoding type II secretion system protein, whose translation is MRKRSFSPRNRAYTLIELLIAVSVLLLIASYAVCTAADNRNADFIVRREAEEMYSWLTERTAFADASVSSFTLAFVTLQNGENSLKLIWDSGPYYARREEFKPEGCTFSFSGATECIYSGEWHTLTPAASFTFRCAKGGKTAARTVSVSGQGYVSVK
- a CDS encoding DUF1624 domain-containing protein codes for the protein MIKDTPNNCNEKIRLPFIDVAKALAIIFMIHVHVFEEYGQMIFDNAAVVEKAHPWFYKFIFNITGGVFTAPLCMFCMGIGMTFSRKNTPLDFFARGVNLTKKAWLLNIFRDAVPYTIFCPITLKTPGRLLFYLFNLDILHFAGLAFFVMSIFNILKFSDKAVFIVSVLFSIIASLLQTLHFDSYALSVIAGHFTGTDHENFLAAFPLFSWLIFAAGGRLFGSWLKKGGDSAKFFRYTLPVSAIIFFSWISYTWTHNTGFFRGDELSYYHMNLLCALFSFAGIFFILGISQSLAVILPEKLLSLCEFMGKNLNEIYILQWLIIGWLLALIVPAFLGKTDNVFLLSLLAVLIILLSCLLAEPYKKLFDKKR
- a CDS encoding aspartate/glutamate racemase family protein, producing the protein MGRKKILGVLGGMGPAASAEFMRILARRFPAKCDQDHPVVYLLSDAPIPDRNDYLTGKGENPQALIQADLDKLVGWGAELLAVTCNTAHCLINNFRNELKAPLIHIVEATVKSAKQAAPQGAWMVATLGTIRCGLYQDEAERQNFRLLVPPEDIKQKIQNIVHFVKAGDMKTAGEKMAEAVQELWKIEKLPVVTACTELPLAYDASDLPAEMNVSSLDALADACIKAITEN